In Salisediminibacterium beveridgei, one DNA window encodes the following:
- a CDS encoding TorD/DmsD family molecular chaperone → MTQATDTDVKPLMEVRMNYYDILRRLFRQEPDQQLLNDLAELLLNELPFEEEDPKLEEGRLLMQEALSVEGIFDRLHWDYTRMFIGPYRLPAPIWESAYTNKDGLLFQNETREVRLHYLKYSFLPEQYQKEADDHLGLELDFMYRLSCMTRDACEKEDLLQLMELLTDQQSFLSSHLRNWLPAFIQNVSASADTTFYRGAVKILDAVTSLDQAALEELKNYVWNDE, encoded by the coding sequence ATGACACAGGCAACAGATACAGACGTCAAGCCATTGATGGAAGTCCGGATGAATTATTATGACATATTAAGACGCTTGTTCAGGCAAGAACCGGATCAACAGCTGCTGAATGATTTAGCTGAACTTCTTCTAAATGAACTGCCGTTTGAAGAAGAGGATCCAAAGCTTGAAGAAGGCAGACTGCTGATGCAAGAGGCATTGTCAGTCGAAGGCATTTTCGATCGGCTTCATTGGGATTATACACGCATGTTTATCGGCCCATACCGTTTACCGGCACCGATTTGGGAATCAGCCTACACAAACAAGGATGGGCTTTTGTTTCAAAACGAAACAAGGGAAGTCCGCCTGCACTATTTGAAATACAGTTTTCTGCCTGAGCAGTACCAGAAAGAGGCAGATGATCACCTTGGGCTCGAACTGGATTTTATGTACCGGTTGAGTTGCATGACCCGGGATGCATGTGAAAAAGAGGACTTGCTCCAGCTTATGGAGTTACTGACAGATCAGCAGTCGTTTTTGAGCAGTCATCTGAGAAACTGGCTGCCGGCATTTATTCAGAATGTGTCAGCATCTGCGGATACAACATTTTACCGCGGGGCTGTGAAAATCCTCGATGCAGTGACTTCACTGGATCAGGCAGCGTTAGAGGAGTTAAAAAACTATGTTTGGAATGATGAATGA